One Setaria viridis chromosome 7, Setaria_viridis_v4.0, whole genome shotgun sequence genomic region harbors:
- the LOC117865547 gene encoding nucleotide pyrophosphatase/phosphodiesterase: MGPGGVARLACVLLLAAAAAGHAGVQPLSRIAIHRARVALDASAAVRASPALLGTQGEDTAWVTVDFVAPHPSGDDWIGIFSPSNFNASTCPGSHGSGPGPVICSAPIKYQFANYSSDYGNSGKGTLKFQLINQRQDFSFALFTGGLSNPKLIAVSNAIAFANPKAPVYPRLAQGKSWNEMTVTWTSGYDISEAYPFVEWGMKGRPAVRTAAGTITFDRESICGEPARSVGWRDPGFIHTAFLTDLWPNKEYYYKIGHMLPDGNVTWGKFSSFRAPPYPGQKSLQRVVIFGDMGKAERDGSNEYSNYQPGSLNTTDTLIKDLDNIDIMFHIGDISYANGYISQWDQFTQQVEAITSRVPYMIASGNHERDWPNSGSFFNGTDSGGECGVLAETMYYTPTENRANYWYSTDYGMFRFCIADSEHDWREGTEQYKFIENCFATVDRKNQPWLIFIAHRVLGYSSGYFYGIDGAFAEPTSRQSLQKLWQKYRVDMAFYGHVHNYERTCPVYEEQCMSSEKSHYSGTMNGTIHVVVGGGGSHLSNFTTEVPAWSIYREMDYGFVKLTAFNYTSLLYEYKRSSDGKVYDSFTVHREYKDVLACVKDSCPPTIPAT; encoded by the exons ATGGGGCCGGGAGGCGTGGCGCGGCTGGCCTgcgtgctcctcctcgccgccgccgccgcggggcacgCCGGCGTGCAGCCGCTGTCGCGCATCGCCATCCACCGCGCGCGCGTCGCGCTCGACGCGTCCGCCGCGGtgcgggcctcgccggcgctgcTCGGCACGCAG GGTGAAGATACAGCTTGGGTAACTGTAGATTTTGTTGCTCCCCATCCCAGCGGTGATGATTGGATCGGCATATTCTCTCCGTCAAACTTCAA TGCATCCACATGCCCTGGATCTCATGGATCAGGCCCAGGTCCTGTCATATGCTCAGCACCGATAAAG TATCAGTTTGCAAATTACTCATCAGATTATGGCAACTCTGGGAAAGGAACCCTGAAGTTTCAGCTGATAAACCAGCGGCAAGACTTTTCATTTGCATTGTTCACTGGTGGACTCTCAAAT CCAAAACTGATCGCCGTATCAAATGCGATCGCTTTTGCGAACCCAAAAGCTCCGGTTTATCCACGCCTAGCACAGGGGAAATCCTGGAATGAG ATGACTGTCACATGGACAAGTGGCTATGACATAAGTGAGGCGTATCCCTTTGTTGAGTGGGGCATGAAAGGGAGACCTGCTGTACGCACAGCAGCTGGCACAATCACTTTTGATCGTGAAAGCATATGTG GAGAACCTGCTCGTTCTGTTGGTTGGAGAGATCCTGGTTTCATACACACAGCTTTCCTGACAGACTTATGGCCAAATAAAGA GTACTACTACAAAATTGGGCATATGCTGCCTGATGGAAATGTCACATGGGGCAAGTTTTCTTCCTTCAGAGCACCTCCTTATCCTGGTCAGAAGTCACTGCAGCGAGTTGTCATTTTTGGAGATATGGGAAAGGCTGAGAGGGATGGTAGCAATGAGTACAGCAACTACCAGCCTGGATCACTTAACACTACCGATACACTGATCAAGGACCTCGACAACATAGACATAATGTTTCACATTGGTGATATTAGCTACGCCAATGGGTACATTTCACAATGGGATCAGTTCACACAACAAGTCGAGGCGATTACTTCACGGGTTCCATACATGATTGCAAG TGGGAATCATGAACGAGATTGGCCCAACAGTGGGTCATTCTTCAATGGAACAGACTCTGGAGGGGAGTGTGGTGTGTTAGCTGAGACCATGTACTACACCCCAACAGAAAACAGAGCAAACTACTG GTATTCGACAGATTATGGAATGTTCCGGTTCTGCATCGCGGACAGCGAGCACGACTGGCGGGAAGGCACGGAGCAGTACAAGTTCATCGAGAACTGCTTCGCCACAGTCGACAGGAAGAACCAGCCATGGCTGATATTCATCGCTCATCGCGTTCTTGGTTACTCTTCCGGTTACTTCTACGGCATTGACGGGGCTTTCGCTGAGCCAACATCCCGGCAAAGCCTCCAGAAGCTCTGGCAGAAGTACAGGGTGGACATGGCGTTCTACGGCCATGTCCACAACTACGAGAGAACATGCCCAGTCTATGAG GAACAATGCATGAGCTCGGAGAAGTCGCACTACTCGGGCACCATGAACGGCACCATCCACGTTGTTGTCGGAGGCGGCGGTAGCCACCTGAGCAACTTCACCACCGAGGTCCCGGCTTGGAGCATTTACAGGGAGATGGACTACGGCTTCGTCAAGCTAACGGCGTTCAACTACACGTCCCTTCTCTACGAGTACAAGCGGTCCAGTGACGGCAAGGTGTACGATAGCTTCACTGTGCACAGGGAGTACAAGGACGTGCTGGCGTGCGTCAAGGACAGCTGCCCTCCGACGATACCAGCGACATGA
- the LOC140223433 gene encoding uncharacterized protein has translation MKWLHRRNPIISSKTSQKETRSPKTPLAAPRLLSSPPARPPLPCPASSPPDAWQVCFSKRHAGLFKKVSELSILCGADVATVIFSPAGKAFSFGHPSVESILDRFLDTSPRAGGGLSSAGDHAVSELNRQYGKLRTQLDMEKALQERTPCLLFPAAQPPLPRTASSHRLPRASSSTARSRAAPPTPPALHRPPSPRYRSSLRKKTICGPAYSGGSQLETVKWFSESEEVRDFLVRS, from the exons ATGAAATGGCTTCACCGGAGAAACCCTATAATTTCCTCTAAGACGAGCCAAAAGGAGACAAGAAGCCCAAAAA ctccGCTGGCCGCCCcacgcctcctctcctccccgccggcccggccccctCTGCCttgccccgcctcctccccaccggACGCATGGCAGGTATGCTTCTCCAAGCGCCACGCGGGGCTCTTCAAGAAGGTCAGCGAGCTCTCCATCCTCTGCGGCGCCGACGTCGCCACCGTCATCTTCTCCCCGGCCGGCAAGGCGTTCTCGTTCGGCCACCCCTCCGTCGAGTCCATCCTCGACCGCTTCCTCGACACCTCGCCCAGGGCGGGGGGCGGCCTCTCCTCTGCAGGCGACCACGCGGTCTCCGAGCTGAACCGCCAGTACGGCAAGCTCCGCACGCAGCTGGACATGGAGAAGGCGCTGCAGGAGCGCACCCCGTGCCTCCTCTTCCCCGCGGCCCAGCCCCCTCTACCTcgcaccgcctcctcccacCGGCTGcctcgcgcctcctcctccaccgcccgctcCCGGGCCGCTCCACCTACTCCGCCCGCGCTCCACCGCCCGCCCTCACCCCGctaccgctcctcact GAGAAAAAAAACCATCTGTGGACCAGCTTATTCTGGGGGCAGTCAATTGGAAACTGTCAAATGGTTCTCTGAGTCAGAGGAGGTCAG GGACTTCCTTGTTCGAAGTTAA
- the LOC117865545 gene encoding L-type lectin-domain containing receptor kinase IX.1 produces the protein MAVKTLCSSCSSSRPHHQLLVLFFCLAVSLVHVPRARSLSFSYKAFNPDDFHPEADARIKDGRMELLGDEYTDRARGRAYHKHPAQLWDGATGKNASFAANFTFIIESVPAGMGAAGVGHGMAFFLAPYTTDLPQESYDGCLGLFDENKVQNYATVKASGDERFVAVEFDTYQDIWDPSSRHIGIDVNSMDSGGDYTVLPNGSLVDAGVMSATVTYDNGTRRLDVALIVGSDTYTAAATVDLPSSLPEQVVVGFSAATGNAFASNHTVLSFSFLSTLPTKNGTSLSASSNKTTMELGAGVAAAAVLVLLLAAAVAVLLVRRRGKRPYDDEEKLTTDGDDSLDGVDDGDFESSTGPRPIPYAQLAAATKDFAAEGKLGQGGSGSVYRGHLKEPGRDVAIKVFSRGASMEGRKEYRSEVTVISRLRHRNLVQLIGWCHGRRRLLLVYELVSNGSLDGHLYSTEATLTWPTRYQIILGLSSAVLYLHQEWDQCVVHGDIKPSNIMLDEAFNAKLGDFGLARLIDHGMSLQTMTAVAGTPGYLDPECVITGKASAESDMYSFGIVLLEVACGRRPMAVPTGAGEGKDGQAVFRLVEWAWGMHGRGAALEAADERLGGAFDQWEVERVIAVGLWCAHPDPKMRPGIRQAAEALRSRKFRMPLLPPKMPVAVYLQPFGASTMQFSDTTASVGSSVTMPYTSTTSHATATSNSSSAAAVTEHLSPRA, from the exons ATGGCTGTGAAAACCTTGTGCTCATCATGCTCAAGCAGCAGACCTCATCACCAGCTGCTTGTGCTCTTCTTCTGCTTGGCCGTGTCACTGGTACACGTCCCTCGTGCCAGATCTCTCTCCTTCAGCTACAAAGCCTTCAACCCCGATGACTTCCATCCGGAAGCCGACGCGAGAATCAAAGATGGCAGGATGGAGCTCCTCGGCGACGAGTACACGGACCGCGCAAGGGGCCGGGCGTACCACAAGCACCCGGCGCAGCTCTGGGATGGCGCCACCGGCAAGAACGCCAGCTTCGCCGCGAACTTCACCTTCATCATCGAGTCGGTGCCCGCCGgcatgggcgccgccggcgtcgggcaCGGTATGGCGTTCTTCCTCGCACCCTACACGACAGACCTGCCACAGGAGTCCTACGACGGCTGCCTCGGCCTCTTCGACGAGAACAAGGTGCAAAACTACGCGACGGTCAAGGCGTCCGGCGACGAGAGGTTCGTCGCCGTGGAGTTCGACACCTACCAGGACATCTGGGACCCGAGCAGCCGGCACATTGGCATCGACGTCAACAGCATGGACTCCGGCGGCGACTACACGGTCTTGCCCAACGGCAGCCTCGTCGACGCCGGCGTGATGTCGGCGACGGTCACGTACGACAACGGCACGAGGAGGCTCGACGTCGCCCTGATCGTCGGGAGCGACACTTACACCGCTGCGGCGACCGTGGACTTGCCAAGCTCGCTGCCGGAGCAGGTCGTCGTCGGCTTCTCGGCGGCGACCGGGAACGCGTTCGCCAGCAACCACACCGtgctctccttctccttcctctcgaCGTTGCCAACCAAGAACGGCACCTCCTTGTCTGCGTCCTCCAATAAGACAACCATGGAGCTCGGTGCcggggtggcagcggcggcggtgctggttctcctactcgccgccgccgtcgcggtgcTACTAGTCCGGCGGAGGGGCAAGCGACCATACGACGACGAGGAGAAGCTGACCACCGACGGCGACGACTCcctcgacggcgtcgacgacggcgactTCGAGTCCAGCACGGGGCCCCGGCCCATCCCCTACGCGCAGCTCGCGGCGGCGACCAAGGACTTCGCAGCGGAGGGGAAGCTGGGGCAGGGCGGGTCCGGATCGGTGTACCGGGGCCACCTGAAGGAGCCCGGCCGCGACGTCGCCATCAAGGTGTTCTCGAGGGGCGCGTCCATGGAGGGGAGGAAGGAGTACCGGTCCGAGGTCACCGTCATCAGCCGGCTGCGCCACCGGAACCTGGTGCAGCTCATCGGATGGTGCCATGGCCggaggcggctgctgctggtctaCGAGCTGGTCAGCAATGGCAGCCTCGATGGCCATCTCTACAGCACGGAGGCGACGCTGACATGGCCGACGAG ATACCAGATAATTCTTGGACTATCTTCGGCCGTGCTGTACCTCCACCAAGAATGGGATCAGTGCGTCGTCCACGGCGACATCAAGCCGAGCAACATCATGCTGGACGAGGCCTTCAACGCCAAGCTCGGCGATTTCGGCCTGGCGCGGCTCATCGACCACGGCATGAGCCTGCAGACCATgaccgccgtcgccggcacgCCGGGCTACCTGGACCCGGAGTGCGTCATCACCGGCAAGGCCTCCGCCGAGTCCGACATGTACAGCTTCGGCATCGTGCTGCTGGAGGTCGCCTGCGGGCGGCGGCCCATGGCGGTGCCCACCGGCGCCGGTGAGGGGAAGGATGGGCAGGCGGTGTTCCGGCTGGTGGAGTGGGCGTGGGGCATGcacggccgcggcgcggcgctcgaGGCCGCCGACGAGCGGCTCGGGGGAGCCTTCGACCAGTGGGAGGTGGAGCGGGTGATCGCCGTTGGGCTCTGGTGCGCGCACCCGGACCCCAAGATGCGGCCAGGGATCCGGCAAGCCGCCGAGGCGCTGCGGTCGAGGAAGTTCAGgatgccgctgctgccgcccaaGATGCCGGTCGCCGTCTACCTGCAGCCGTTCGGTGCCTCCACCATGCAGTTCAGCGATACCACCGCCTCTGTCGGGTCATCTGTTACCATGCCGTACACTTCGACGACAAGCCATGCGACGGCGACGTCCAACtccagctcggcggcggcggtcactGAACACCTGAGCCCAAGAGCATAG
- the LOC117862477 gene encoding WRKY transcription factor WRKY51, which produces MMTLDLMGGYGRVDEQVAIQEAAAAGLRGMEHLISQLSRAGTGERPSSPPPGTAPAQHHQQQLPEQSHPQQQVDCREITDMTVSKFKKVISILNRTGHARFRRGPMVAQSPGPAAACSEPAALPARSAPAARPVTLDFTKSVSGYSRDSGFSVSGASSSFLSSVTTGDGSVSNGRGGGGSSSLMLPPAAGAASCGKPPLSSSGAGQKRRCHEHAHSENVAGGKYGANGGRCHCSKRRKHRVKRTIRVPAISPKVADIPADEYSWRKYGQKPIKGSPYPRGYYKCSTVRGCPARKHVERDPGEPSMLIVTYEGEHRHSPAGQDPPPLAPLPELPNH; this is translated from the exons ATGATGACCCTGGACCTGATGGGAGGGTACGGGCGGGTGGACGAACAGGTGGCCatccaggaggcggcggcggctgggctgCGCGGGATGGAGCACCTCATCTCGCAGCTCTCCCGTGCCGGCACCGGCGagcggccgtcgtcgccgccgccagggaCGGCTCCGGCGCAGCAccatcagcagcagctgccgGAGCAGAGCCACccgcagcagcaggtggacTGCCGCGAGATCACGGACATGACGGTGTCCAAGTTCAAGAAGGTGATCTCCATCCTGAACCGCACGGGCCACGCCCGGTTCCGGCGCGGCCCCATGGTGGCGCAGTCTCCGGGCCCGGCGGCCGCCTGCTCCGAGCCCGCGGCGCTCCCGGCGCGGTCAgccccggcggcgaggcccgtGACGCTGGACTTCACCAAGTCGGTGTCCGGGTACAGCCGGGACTCCGGGTTCAGCGTGTCCGGCGCCAGCTCGTCGTTCCTGTCGTCGGTGACGACCGGCGACGGGAGCGTGTCgaacgggcgcggcggcggcgggtcgtcgtcgctgatgctcccgccggcggccggggcggccagCTGCGGGAAGCCGCCCCTGTCGTCGTCCGGCGCCGGGCAGAAGCGCAGGTGCCACGAGCACGCGCACTCGGAGAACGTCGCCGGCGGCAAGTACGGGGCCAACGGCGGGCGATGCCACTGCTCCAAGCGCAG GAAGCACAGGGTGAAGCGCACGATCCGCGTGCCGGCGATCAGCCCGAAGGTTGCGGACATCCCCGCCGACGAGTACTCGTGGCGCAAGTACGGGCAGAAGCCCATCAAGGGATCTCCATACCCGCG GGGATACTACAAGTGCAGCACGGTGCGCGGTTGCCCCGCGCGGAAGCACGTGGAGCGCGACCCCGGCGAGCCGTCGATGCTGATCGTGACCTACGAGGGCGAGCACCGCCACAGCCCCGCCGGCcaggacccgccgccgctcgccccgctGCCGGAGCTGCCCAACCATTAA